ttttgatacgattaataatgttaaatgtacTCGATATAAGTTGACATAGCTGTCTTACAACAATAAACATTAATGCTATTGtctttatcttattgttaatactatttttttataaagaatttacaattatgaaagaatttaatagtTTACATCCTGTAAACACATGAGcagaaatgtatttatatttgtttgattTATGTGAAgagtgaaaattttttattaattacagacAACTTACGGATAGTGCGACTGGTAAAGATGCCAGTGGAAATGTAACAAGTATCACGGATAAACTTTTACGCTCTATAAACGATATAAAACAAGTCAAAATGTCGATGCAGAATCAATGGAAGCTTTTGTCGCAACTAAAGGATTATCTGAATAAGACCAACTGTgacaaaaatcaaattaatatctctAAGGATTGGTTGGATACCCTGCAGAAAATAACTTACTCACAACTAGAAACAATACGAAAATTATCATCGGAATCTATTAAAACTGCTGATACAAACAAGAATTCAAATGCAAAGCATAAAGAGAGCAACAATTCAGAGAAtgcaaaattaacatttatgtcTGGTCAAACAGAATCGCTTATAGATAATTCTACTACAACCACACAACAAAAAATACAGCaggtaattatataaataataatatatgaataaataattatatataaaaattaacaataaaaagtattaatataacttatataaaaaattatttttttacttagcAAACTCGTGAACAAAGAACTcctgataataaaatagaattaaaagagAGCTTTACGGTGCCTCAAATTCTCTCTACATTGTTTTTGAAGTTATCTCCCAAAAGTACGCAAACTACCAAATTAACTATGCCAAAGTGGAAAATGAATGTTAGTAGCAATATTCCAAAGCATAGTATTGTATCTCGTACACGTCACGTCTTAAACAGTATCGCATCGGCCGAGTCAAATGCTTCAAAGTGGCGGAGAATCGAGgatttattattgcatatcGATCAGTATCCGGAGGCGAGATACTACGCGATCAAAGAGGGAGCGATTAAGATTTTACTGCGAACTCGTCAAAAGACGAAGGATGAACAAATTAATGGTATGCGAGAAGGAAAAGTTTAGTTATgttaatttctaaatacatAGGCCATAACATTCTCATGATTCACCACcacagatataaattattcatttaatttattaaatttatttttaaataatttatttaatatacttatatttttttatttaatatactcatttcttaaataatttatttaagaataacttgttattgatatttttattgttattcataatttcaaaattattttcgtagCATCTGTCAGAGAAGCATTGGCTATAATGGGTTATATCGATCCTCTGCCCGGTCGAGGCATCAGAATCTTGTCGATTGACGGCGGTGGCATTCGCGGAGTATTAGTTGTAGAGATGTTGAAGAAATTGGAGGCACTCACAGGAAAGAAGACACATGAGATGTTTGATTACATATGTGGCGTCAGTACAGGCGCCATTCTTGCTGCTGTGTTAGGTAAATTTCTGAAGggttattaattatcataatatatatcaactaCTAACTCTTTCTTTGTACGTGTGTATatccaaattaatatatatgttatttacatatgCAGTATTACCAAAGGATAGTTTGGAAGGTAAACTTTTGATTGACTTTGGCAGCGTGTCTACAATTTATTTCACCAATAGAATGATAGAAGAGTCTCTATAAAGTTCTTGTTTATCGCGAGCTTCATTCTTTCACTTTCTTTTATAGGGGGACACAAGAGAAAATCATTGGACGAAGTTTCGGGATTATACAAAGAGCTGAGCACCAGAGTGTTTACGCAGAGTGCTATAAAAGGCACGAGCAGTCTTGTTTGGAGTCATGCATATTATGACACCGCGCTGTGGGAACAATTATTAGAGGAGCATTTAGGTGACAAAGTTCTTATCAAAACCACGCGTGATCCAAACGCACCAAAGGTACATTTggcttttaatatattgttgagCAAAAAAAGACTCCCAGAATGAAAAGTATAAATGCTTGagtcatattaaataaattattaaaaaaaaataagtatattaaataaaaaatataactaaatatatattaaattgtttaaaaataaatatattaaatatattaaataaattattaaaaaatcataaatttaataaattaaatggataatttaaatataaaagatcgtttaattaaaaaagaaaaaagagtaaTTGTGCATCTGAATTTTTAGTTTTCAGCAATATCCGCGGTAGTGAATTATGGGAATGTTATGGCCTATGTGTTTAGAAATTACACATTACCATATGGAGTGGAAAGTCAGTACATGGGatctcataaatataaattatgggAAGCCGTGAGAGCGTCAGCTGCTGCACCGAGTTACtttgaagaatttaaatatggcGAATATCTTCATCAGGATGGCGGTACATTGGATTCTTTACTTTGATGCAAAATTgaattcgataaaatttttcgaaatattatcaAGAATGATTGTAATATCAGACAATATTCACAGGCATTCTAGTGAATAATCCATGTGCTGTGGCGATTCACGAGGCCAAACAGCTGTGGCCAAATAATCCAATTCAATGTGTTGTATCATTCGGCACCGGTCGAATCCCACATCACATCTATGAAAACGAATCTATGGAGGTCGAGATCTCGAGCTGGAGGGaaaaattctacaaaattttagataGTGCCACTGATACAGAAggtagtattaataataataataataataataataaataaataaataaataatataagcgaTTGTATTGTacacaaattgaaaaaaaatatatacgattaaATTTGATCCTAATTTTCAGCTGTGCATACGATGCTGAATGATCTGCTACCTGATCACATTTACTTTAGATTTAATCCCTATTTAACGGAGATGCTATCAATGGTGGAAATTCGACCTGAAAAGATCAGTCAAATGGAACAGGACGCAAGAATGTACATACGTCGAAACGAAGAGAAATTTCAAAAGGCTGCTGCCGCTTTGCTGGAAAAGCGCCGAATCCAGCAGAAAATTGCTGATTATGTTACGttacaaaaacaattattgAATCTATGAAGAGGAAgagtattttacatattgatGTGCATTCCATAATGCAACCTGCAAAAAAATCACATGGATAATTATAGTACAAAACTTTTTATGTCTTACAccaatttaaaactttttaattagagCTGCTTGCTTTGAATAGTCCAATAGACAATAGTATGTAATAGGTGTGTATTTCAAAAGTACTTTGATGGgacattttttgtttgtaataGTATCTTTTTCATAACTTCTTATAAAGTTTtcgtttaacataattaatagtaagatagtattataattattcttatataaatgagaaatttatttgttaaatctttatataaaatcattattagatatttgacTGTGATACACTTTGTGATgcttgaatataattaattttaatcagtataattttacattttgctgttattatatgttttgtaGTAAAGCAGCAGGATTCTTAACattgtaaaaacaaattaattatattttcaattaatgaaaatatcaatgttattaaaaagaagTGAGGCTAACAATATTCGATATTTCATATGCGTTCTCCttcattgtaaatattgtataaatatgtattagtaAAGAATCTTtgcaataaaagtaaataatataccaaatgtgaaaaattaaaaaataaaaaaattgcttattttaaagaaaaaagttcccaaaatattaaataatttccattatacattattttggaaatatatgttttatatgtgTTTCTCTTCCTAAGGGGATTCAAAATTACCGACACAATGAACATGAATtatagattttgaaaatcttttttttggcTACAAGGATTGATAAATTCTACTCCACAATTAAAGGTTCTCTCTTAAAAAAGGtatgttatttacatattgtgGCCTCTTTTTCGAAATACTAATTGGTTATATACCAGACTTTTAGTTATATTAGTTGTTGTTTGCACACATTTTAAATACCTAAATGCCATCAGCTATAAATCACGTTGCATGCagatgaagaaaatatttatgcaatctATTAAAACAAACAAACCATATGCATCGAACGCTGCCATGGCCAATGGCTATCTCTATAGTGAGCAAAATAGCGAGCAAATAAATTCTCATATTGTCGAAAAACAAAACATCGTCTCTCGAATTTCAATCGATTGTGTTGCATGCATATACTTAAATAACGATGCAAACATGTTATCTTGAAActgatttgtataataattgctttttcAACTCCTTTTCCCTATATTTACTTTCGATTAGATTAAGGCACATGATAGATATTCATCGATAAACTTAATTTTGTTACTATGTAAAAActattgcattatttaattttactattgcatattaattttaacatttataattaatattatgtcaatCTTTCGAAATAGATTATCGTACATTATGTCTATTGCATTAAAGATTTTACATCAAtgatttcaattatatgtttatattacaaatcaaaattaaagatgATTTTCAATCACAGATATTCTCTGctctttcatatttattacatgtaaaacaatataatataataaaacaattaaacatgttatataataattatataattaaacaaacaacatgtaaaaaaattacttcctTAGATACTGCATTTTTGAGAGTCCacgtttttttatctatttaaacaaattgtacttaattttatcttttttttttatttgtgactCAATAGTTACGTGACCAAAAAGTAGGAGATTGTATAAATTCattctaattttgaaaatctcaattgaataatttaatatataaattaataattatataattacacataaatacaatatataatgtagacTAAACAGTTAAAGCTTCTTTGCGAATTTACTATTCCCGTTTTCGATATTCGCGGAGTAAAAAGCCACTCTTTTCATTCACGACCAGAAAATTCCATATATGCGctcaaattttcaattctattttattatctttgtgaatttttcataaacacATTGATATcaatcgagagagagagagagaaatttgatttttaaaagaaagatagagaaagtAATGGCCgaatataactttaaatttagaaGGCTACAAAGTGctataaaataagacaaaaatgatcaaattattaaaccaatttctaattaagcgctcaataaatatttaagtaattttgtAGCAATTGTTGCagtaattattgcaattttaataatgtggatatcagaaaatattatgcaatcaTATTGAGTATTAGTTAtgtctaattattaatttgaaaaaaatattaccttTTTAGAACGCacatacttttatacattttatcattccatataaatgttttctatATTCGAAACATTTTAATGGAATCTATTTCCCGCAAATAAAGAACTTTAGAggtattatacaaaattttttttagaatagcAAATTATATTCAGAGCAatagttttttcaaattatatacagagcaataattctctcttaattataataaataatatgtgactgatttttattaaatattttatttaaaattcttaaaattgatcaattaaaagtaattgataaaatttgtataacaaatattattaaattaagcacatcaaaatatgttatttatgaattatgcaatatataaccATATTTCATCGCTAAAGTagtttttaaagttataaatcataaattatagtaataatcataacttttaaaaatattatgtatagtaAACGAAAGATATAAGAGCatacaaaaaagatattgttttaagatatttaaaacatatttataacagaCGAAtcactatacatatacattcgTCTACACATACAAACtaatgttaataaactttCAATGTTTGAATACgtcatatatattcattaaaatccCAATTCGGACCTTTTAAGAGATCGATTTTTATAGTTCAATTTAGTAGTAGTTAGGA
This Anoplolepis gracilipes chromosome 12, ASM4749672v1, whole genome shotgun sequence DNA region includes the following protein-coding sequences:
- the LOC140671702 gene encoding calcium-independent phospholipase A2-gamma isoform X2, which encodes MSFGRYTTHRQKCIILITRQLTDSATGKDASGNVTSITDKLLRSINDIKQVKMSMQNQWKLLSQLKDYLNKTNCDKNQINISKDWLDTLQKITYSQLETIRKLSSESIKTADTNKNSNAKHKESNNSENAKLTFMSGQTESLIDNSTTTTQQKIQQQTREQRTPDNKIELKESFTVPQILSTLFLKLSPKSTQTTKLTMPKWKMNVSSNIPKHSIVSRTRHVLNSIASAESNASKWRRIEDLLLHIDQYPEARYYAIKEGAIKILLRTRQKTKDEQINASVREALAIMGYIDPLPGRGIRILSIDGGGIRGVLVVEMLKKLEALTGKKTHEMFDYICGVSTGAILAAVLGGHKRKSLDEVSGLYKELSTRVFTQSAIKGTSSLVWSHAYYDTALWEQLLEEHLGDKVLIKTTRDPNAPKFSAISAVVNYGNVMAYVFRNYTLPYGVESQYMGSHKYKLWEAVRASAAAPSYFEEFKYGEYLHQDGGILVNNPCAVAIHEAKQLWPNNPIQCVVSFGTGRIPHHIYENESMEVEISSWREKFYKILDSATDTEAVHTMLNDLLPDHIYFRFNPYLTEMLSMVEIRPEKISQMEQDARMYIRRNEEKFQKAAAALLEKRRIQQKIADYVTLQKQLLNL
- the LOC140671702 gene encoding calcium-independent phospholipase A2-gamma isoform X1; this encodes MSFGRYTTHRQKCIILITRQLTDSATGKDASGNVTSITDKLLRSINDIKQVKMSMQNQWKLLSQLKDYLNKTNCDKNQINISKDWLDTLQKITYSQLETIRKLSSESIKTADTNKNSNAKHKESNNSENAKLTFMSGQTESLIDNSTTTTQQKIQQQTREQRTPDNKIELKESFTVPQILSTLFLKLSPKSTQTTKLTMPKWKMNVSSNIPKHSIVSRTRHVLNSIASAESNASKWRRIEDLLLHIDQYPEARYYAIKEGAIKILLRTRQKTKDEQINASVREALAIMGYIDPLPGRGIRILSIDGGGIRGVLVVEMLKKLEALTGKKTHEMFDYICGVSTGAILAAVLVLPKDSLEGGHKRKSLDEVSGLYKELSTRVFTQSAIKGTSSLVWSHAYYDTALWEQLLEEHLGDKVLIKTTRDPNAPKFSAISAVVNYGNVMAYVFRNYTLPYGVESQYMGSHKYKLWEAVRASAAAPSYFEEFKYGEYLHQDGGILVNNPCAVAIHEAKQLWPNNPIQCVVSFGTGRIPHHIYENESMEVEISSWREKFYKILDSATDTEAVHTMLNDLLPDHIYFRFNPYLTEMLSMVEIRPEKISQMEQDARMYIRRNEEKFQKAAAALLEKRRIQQKIADYVTLQKQLLNL
- the LOC140671702 gene encoding calcium-independent phospholipase A2-gamma isoform X3 yields the protein MSMQNQWKLLSQLKDYLNKTNCDKNQINISKDWLDTLQKITYSQLETIRKLSSESIKTADTNKNSNAKHKESNNSENAKLTFMSGQTESLIDNSTTTTQQKIQQQTREQRTPDNKIELKESFTVPQILSTLFLKLSPKSTQTTKLTMPKWKMNVSSNIPKHSIVSRTRHVLNSIASAESNASKWRRIEDLLLHIDQYPEARYYAIKEGAIKILLRTRQKTKDEQINASVREALAIMGYIDPLPGRGIRILSIDGGGIRGVLVVEMLKKLEALTGKKTHEMFDYICGVSTGAILAAVLVLPKDSLEGGHKRKSLDEVSGLYKELSTRVFTQSAIKGTSSLVWSHAYYDTALWEQLLEEHLGDKVLIKTTRDPNAPKFSAISAVVNYGNVMAYVFRNYTLPYGVESQYMGSHKYKLWEAVRASAAAPSYFEEFKYGEYLHQDGGILVNNPCAVAIHEAKQLWPNNPIQCVVSFGTGRIPHHIYENESMEVEISSWREKFYKILDSATDTEAVHTMLNDLLPDHIYFRFNPYLTEMLSMVEIRPEKISQMEQDARMYIRRNEEKFQKAAAALLEKRRIQQKIADYVTLQKQLLNL